A window from Salvelinus sp. IW2-2015 linkage group LG5, ASM291031v2, whole genome shotgun sequence encodes these proteins:
- the LOC111964169 gene encoding peptidyl-prolyl cis-trans isomerase FKBP2: MRLCLLFVVTLVSLAPAVRGGDKKKLQIGIKKRVDNCPIKTRKGDVLNMHYTGKLEDGTEFDSSIPRNQPFTFTLGTGQVIKGWDQGLLGMCEGEKRKLVIPSELGYGDRGAPPKIPGGATLIFEVELLGIERRSDL; encoded by the exons ATGAGGCTTTGTCTGCTGTTTGTGGTCACTCTGGTGTCCCTGGCTCCGGCAGTTCGCGGGGGCGACAAAAAGAAGCTCCAAATTGGTATCAAGAAAAGAGTTGACAACTGCCCCATCAAAACACGTAAAGGAGATGTGCTGAACATGCACTACACC GGAAAGCTGGAGGATGGAACAGAGTTTGACAGCAGCATTCCAAGGAACCAGCCATTCACCTTTACTCTGGGAACCGGACAAGTCATCAAAGGCTGGGACCAGGGCCTGCTCGG AatgtgtgagggagagaagaggaaactgGTCATCCCCTCAGAGCTCG GATACGGAGACAGAGGAGCACCTCCTAAGATTCCAG GTGGTGCCACTCTCATTTTTGAAGTGGAACTACTCGGCATCGAGAGGAGGTCTGACTTATAG
- the LOC111964170 gene encoding protein phosphatase 1 regulatory subunit 14B, with the protein MATLTSQDSTAQARVYFQTPPGTEDSELVQKQGRVTVKYDRKELRKRLNLEEWIIEQLTDLYDCEEEEIPELEIDVDELLDMPTDGDRASRVKGLLVDCYKPTDDFVTALLEKVKGLQKLSTPKKNEKSSP; encoded by the exons ATGGCGACGTTAACAAGCCAGGACTCAACCGCTCAAGCGCGGGTTTATTTCCAAACGCCTCCCGGTACCGAGGATTCAGAACTCGTCCAGAAGCAAGGCCGGGTAACCGTGAAATACGATAGAAAAGAGCTGAGGAAGCGACTCAATTTGGAGGAGTGGATAATTGAGCAGTTAACGGATTTATACGACTGTGAG GAGGAGGAGATTCCAGAGTTGGAAATTGATGTGGATGAGCTGTTGGATATGCCCACTGATGGAGACCGGGCATCCAGGGTCAAG GGTTTGCTGGTTGACTGTTACAAACCTACAGAT GACTTTGTAACGGCTCTCCTAGAGAAGGTTAAAGGTCTGCAGAAACTCAGCACTCCCAAAAAGAATGAAAAATCTTCTCCTTAG